The Apostichopus japonicus isolate 1M-3 chromosome 1, ASM3797524v1, whole genome shotgun sequence DNA segment GTATTACATTAGAGATAGCATATTGTAAAATCCGCTTTAAGGGGGATATAagattcataataataatgaaatagttTGCTTAATTAAAATAACCAATCAAGTGTCAATTAGACGCTATGCAGAAAAATTAACAACAAATTTAGCAGTTATATGAACaaacaacaattttgttttaaaattcatTATAGCAACACATGTAAACAGGTATGTTATTATTCTAATGTTGAATTAGTACTGTCCAAGAACATGACTCTTGTGACTTACAAACGTCGGTGAAAAAAAACACCAATATGATAGTGTATGGATGTTACTTTTATGGTTTTCCTCAGCAATATGAAAACGAATCATGATATTTAAGATCATGTGTCATGTCTGTGGTGAGTCTGTCAAAATCTGAACAATTTAGTAATTTGTGCCAGAGGTACAGCTGGCTGTACCATGTTAaggatacatgcaagttgaggGGGCGAGCTCCTTCATTTGTTTTCTCATTTGGCATTCCAAATCAAATGCACTTTTTTACTGAAAAGATactaaaaatgaatatttgcaATCATTCCaaaatcccacccccccccctcactttaAGAAAATACTATAATTACACTAATGGTTACAATTTGCTGTATGATGAAAGTGGTATACTAATACTATATTCATTCAGAAATATCCAATTGTAATCATATGAAAATTTGACATACAAATCACATGTTTGTATGTGCCTGTAAAGGAATAAAGTTCAAATTTCACAAAGGACTTACAAATGTCAGTGACTGAaaataagcaactgtacaaatATGATAGTGTATGGAGACAACTTTTTAGCTTTATCGTAATAAgctttaaaaagaaagaaaatttaatgaGGGTCTTTAAAATTTGGGGATAATTTTTAGAAACCACACATGTTTACACTACTGTTGCTGAGGAGGAGTAGAACAAGCTGTCTTTAATACTTCATTTGTTCCCTCTTATTCTTTTGTATGATGTTCCATACTTTGGACTTTATTTGTACTATGGACCTGCGCTTAAGACAGGAATTCTTTAGCTTTGCTTGAAGGCAATCTTTTGACACAGGTGGGTGCATGGCATTGATAGCCTTTCTAAGGCATGGATCATTAATAACAGCTGTCTCTTCCTCTTTTGTCCACATTGTTTTAGATATTTTCACCCTCTTAGTTGGAAGTGCCTTTGTTGGCTCTTTTGATTCAGAGTTGTCACTCTCATTTCCGTCTGACATTTCTATGTCTGACAGAAGTTGGCTTTCCTCAATCTCAACTTCTTCAAGGGACCTCCCTTTAAATTCATGAAGTTTTCCCTTCTCAGCAGTTAGTAAAAGCTTCCTCACTTTTGCAAGAAATATGACATCTTGGGGCAGCCGGTAGTACTGCTTGTGGACGGTTACATCATGCCCTAAATGGTTGGCCAATTGTTCTAATTCAGTGTTGGATAGACTAAGGATTTGTGAAAGAGTTGCTAAATGCTTGCGCAGATTGGTGGCGGTCAGTCTGTCAGGATTTTTGGCCCCACACAAATGCGCGTATTTGTGCAAACAATCATAACCTCGAAGCGGCTGAACAGAGTTTCCTGATGGGCAAGCAAATATGTATGGGTTTTGTGGATCGACGCCAGCAATTTGACGAGTTTTGTTGAGTACTTTAACCGAATCTGCCATGTCAGGGGTTAACAAGATTGGCACCCCTCTGTCACGTTTTCCACGTGTCATTATTAGAGTAAGCCTCTTTGCTGCCAGCTTTTGTGCTATTGGAAGAGattcaaatatttcatcttggaactctctctttttctttgtttgctcTAAATAATCTGACATTCTCAAATATTGTGTTTCGCCAGGTCTACGGCAATTGAACATTATTAGCTGAGCAAGGGTTAAAGAAGCCAACTCCCGCCAAGTGGATGTTGATACTTCATTACCTTGTAACTTCTCTTTTGTAGTACAAACTTGGTTTGTCAGTAGCTGATTGAGCTTCACAGTGTCGGCTGTTAAGGgaactttctttgtttttgccaCTTTTGCTTGCATTGTTGCTTATAAACTTTTGTGGCAATTCTTTGTTTCCATTGCAGATTCTTTAGTTTCAAGAACTGCTCTGCTTTGCACTCCTGCAAGGTATCTGATGATTTAATGGATTCTGCAATTACAATTTCAGCCAAAGTAGTTAGGCTTTGTCCCAGCTTTTTAGCAAGTGTGGGTGCTTCAAAGTTTTGGTTTGAAGTGTCAAATCCAGAGCAAATGTTAACACCAAGGATCACGTCATCGAAATGTGCTGGGTCTACTAAGTCTTTAGCAGACTTAATAGATGCATTTATTTGCTGTGTTTCAAGAAGGAGCCTTGCAATGCGCCTCATTCTTTCTGAAACAATGTTGTGATTAATTGTGCTGCTATCATCACAGTGATGCTCTCCTAATTTGCAGATCCAGGAATCTGCTCTTATGGTAACAACAACACTATCAGTTCTCATACCAGCAAGTATCTCTTGCAGTTTAGCACTGCAGGGACTTTTTGTTGGAAGCAATGCCCTACCAGCCTTTTGACACTGTGCAGTTCGAGATGTGGTTGGAttttcctttgctttttttAGGGTACATTTCTTTTGATGTCGCCACAATGACTTTTTCGCAAAATAGCCTTGGCAATCTGGGCAAGGAATGTAATCTTCCACATGCATTGTGCCTAATTTTGGTCTTTTGTAGACCAAGAGCTTTCCCTTGCCTTCTTTTAGCACACGACAATTATAGGCATTGTCTCCCTTTTTTCTGATCTCTTCTAAAATTGCATTTCTTTCTGCTGACCTTTTTGGCAACAGCATAGCTTTCATTACCAATATTTCATCAGCATGATGAGTTTCTAGATGTCTTGGtaatttggttacatttttttcacaaaagaGGCAACAGTGTTGTCTGTTCCATGTTCTTTTCCTACTTTTACTATAGTAAGTGGAAGATACTTTGACACCATCTGAATGATTTTTACTTGTTGAGGGCTTTTCATTTTCACTGCTTTCTTCTTCGGATTCTTCATCTGTTGTAGATTCACTCTCACTAAATGCGTCTAGGTAATCATCGCTGAAATCCTCCTCATCAGTGCTGGTGCATTCCTCACTATCATAGTCCGTTGTTTGCATATGGCTAAGATGCTTTAGCCTTTGTGGAACCTAGAAGCAAACATAGTTTTAAAGACAAATGTTGTGATTGAATTCAAGTTTATGCAAACATAGTTGGTTTGTATGGTACAACATTACATCCAGAGTTCTAGACCTTATATTTTGGACAATGGTGTCTGAGATCTGAAATAGTCAGTGTCTTGTAATATTATTGTTGCCTATTGGTCAATTAATTATTTGACTTCAGGAAAACTGGAACTTGTCATAAAACTTTCAGGCTGAAGTCACCTAATAATGAAAACCCTTTGACTTAAAACTTCCTGAGTGATAATATGTGTTCCAGTATAATTGCTTATCGTAGCTGTCAGTTAGCGCTATAACACTGCTAAGCTAACAAACTGGCTGACTGCCCAGGCAAACATTACTGTTGGGAAATCAAGTCTTAAAGTGGGAAGGAGGTAAacctggggaggggtataaaAAGAGAGACTCATCTTTAGGAAGTTTTGGATTTTATAAAGCTCCTAAATGTtatatggtgcaatatttataaGTTATTTTCCCCTTGTCATCTCATCCCTGATCTACTTACTTGATCTTTGGTTTATATTTTCGCAGCTGAGCAAAGTCACCTTTAATAATGGTACATATTACAAGATTCAATGAAAAGATGACTTTAACAGATTCTTAGTAcatttattaaaatacataAGAAACTGGCAAAGCAAAGTTATTTTAACCAGGTTCTTCATTCATTTCCAGGCAAAGGGTGCCAGTCAGAGTGACAGTACCTTGCCCAATGTTTTATAACTCCATTATTAACCAATTTTCACTTGATACAAGCCTGAAGCAGATGGGAAGTTATTTCCAGTGAAGTTCCCCATTAAAACAAACACGTGATGAAATTATAAATGGGAAACTGACTAGGAGaacttttaatttgaaaagtgccTAGGAAATTAGGGACAGCTACCTTCATATGGCTGAGTAGCTCAGTTGGTGAAGCACAGGTCCATAATCCTGAAGTCACTGGTTTAGAATCCCATCTTGGCCTCAATTCTTTGCACTTtacaaattttattaaaatatctcCCAGTCATTTTtccatttataatttcattattcattcatatatcaCATTTAGATACCAAAGTTACAATACCTGAGCCTTCATTTGTTCTAGCATCCTTTCAAAGATTGGTTGCAGTTCAGGGTGAGACTGTGAACAGATAATTAAACCTCTTTAGAGCATTTGTAATTTTAATGAGAGAAGTAAACAGAGCCATAATTGTTGATACGATATAGAAGCTTGAGACTGATACCTTTATAAGGTTCTGAATAAAAACTTCATGAGGTAATATAGGtttcttggccaaaaaaaaggaagagttACTGCACTAGAAGATGGCTTTTCTCcacaatttgtcattttgtctcTGGGAGACAAGCGGCCTGAAGTAACATGGTTGAAACATTGATTACAAAGGTAGGATTACACATGTTTATTACTTGCAGCTCATTCCTTTATCTTACTTTATGttagaaaaatttgaaaacctaaattgaatgttttgaaataacaaCACTTACTTCCTGACATGGTTTGTTCAAGATATCTGTTTAAAAGATAgaaataacacattttatttatcacAGTCTGAAATGCATGCAAACTGTTTCGGATTGTGTGTATTGCTTTAATATTGGTaatgtgtttatttgtttaccTTGAACCTGCATTGACCTTAAACATTCTTTTAGCAGTCATAACTTTCCTTTTTGTTGAAGCAtttcctgattccaaaaagttCAGGTAACCATAGTTCAAAACAGtaacaaacagaaaataatttcCAGATAACCGTATGCATGTAGAAACAGTGATTTCTATAGATATTACCTCCTCATAAGAATTCATACATGTAAGCGATATATTCTGCTTGAGAATAATACCTGCCTACAGTTTTGACTAGGAAATATATTTGTAATGTTAATTAACAGTTTAAAAAGAACCGAATGCTTTGTTTACTAGTTGTAAAGATATTTTCACACTGGTGATTACAAAATAAAGTTGGATTTCCATCTTTAGACAATTACAATGCATTGTTTACCTCacaaaaatcataaaatgtttTAGTCATAACTATTAAAATAGCTTTGCTTCTAGTTTGTATCTTACCATATGAGTACATATTTCCTGTCAATTCGTCTAAAAAAACTGCTTCATCACGGTTTGAGTCTGCAATGTTAAAACGATTAgaagttttttgtttattttgtgattATAGTAGATTCAAGATTAATGAAGAGAGCCCACATCTAACCCTTAAAGCTATTTAACTATGCCATTTTGGTATATTATCATAATTAGTTGCAAGAAAATAATCACAATTTGTTTCGAATAGTATACATCTTCaaacataaaatacaaaaaaaaggggACCTACATATGATACAGACAATTTATTCAAAGACATTGGGCTGCACTTACCAAGTAAGGAGTTGTGATATTTTCCTAGATCAGCATCAAAGTACAGTTCACCGCCTGTGTCTTCTGTAAGTTAAAAGTGTAAGAAGTTGTAAATGATATTACTGCAGCTATTAAATGTTTAGATTTAACATAGTTAGGGATATATCTTAACTACGGTATAATGCCTGAACAGTAGTTAGATTTAAATGTTAATAGCTAAAGAACACATAAGCCTGATAGTTAAGTAACATGCATGCATTTGGACTATAGCTATCAACACACGACAAGGatttacaagaaaatgtttaatCATAGAGATATGAATATGAAACATACTAGTAAATGATGTTGAAGTTGAGGTTGAAATGCTCTCCTGAAGaaatatgtagtaaaatatgagaaacatatttgttattgtttgcaaAAAAAGGACCAAAATTTGAGTCAAAATTTTTTCCATCTTAATGCTATGATTGCAGAGCATCAGTATCACATGTAATCAATATTAAAGTAGcaatataacaatataaccTGTTCTTTCACTATGTTCCAGACTAGCATTAAAAAGCAGGCAAAGACAGCACACAGAGGATGCCTGTAGATATGGACTCCTGAAGGTTTAACTCGCTATTTACTAAAGAAAAGACTATTTGCTTCACTTCAGCAGCTTCGACATTGCGTTATTAGTGTAACGGTAGTAAAAGGAAGCAATGCACCAACTATTCCAGAATGCAGTTTGATGCAGTTTACATGatttaaaattgtttgttgCATGAGTCACTTAACAAAGGAGTGATATGACTCAAGTAGAAAGGGCATGTGTTACGTAGTGACTTCACAACAGCATGTAAAAGCCAAATCGCATTAAGTTTGGACAATTTGTTCACATGCAGTGTATCATGTACAGTAGGTCTTGTACACACTGCTACAGGATTCAAAAGGACATCAAACGGAAAAGACAAAGCTACTTACTTTGCAACATGACTTGATAATAATTCTCAAACACAGTTCAAATTTCAATGGGTTAAAGCATTACTTTGGATTTAtgaattaatttcaattaattttaataGTTAATTTGTGGTATATTCTTCCACAAAAGGTTATCACATTTCAATTGTTGGAAGCTTCTTTTCAAGGCCAAAGctagtgttaaaaacagttcttggtcaactgagcacacacacattcacttgtaggtctgcatatagtgccatacttactcaaatcacaggacagtcactccttttattttgtaatgaaatttactcattttcaaacagcattttaagtatctcaatgtacatggatgtaggctagtatacctaccttactattttctgtgacaatttcgtcattggcttcacaaatggtctgtgtaaaaatgaggacaaaatagtcatgttaacatcaaattacagagtcaCATACAGGTGTGGCACAACTGGACTTACACACAGGGTCACTTGTTGGTCTAGTTGTAAgtgttaatgaaatcaaagaaagaccataacaaatacaaaattgacatgatttacaacttgtttttaattaattttaataacataggGTGCCTTCTGAAACCCACACCATCAAACTATGGTTAAAATTTTACAAGAGCTTGTGCCAGAGctagtgttaaaaacagttcttggtcaactgagcacacacacattcaaTTGTGGGTCTGCATATAGTGCCatacttactcaaatcacaggacagtcactccttttattttgtaatgaaatttactCATTTTCAAACAGCATTTTAAGTCTCTCAATGTACATGGATGTAGGCTAGTATACCTACCTTACTATTTTCTGTGACAAATTCGTCATTGGCTTCACAAATGGTCTGTGTAAAAATGAGGAGAAAATAgtcatgttaacatcaaattacagagtcaCATACAGTTGTGGTACAACTGGACATACACCCAGTGTCATTTGTGGGTCTAGTGTAattgttaatgaaatcaaagaacccgcccccgccccccccccaaaaaaattactgaattgacatgatttacaacttgtttttaattaattttaataacataggGTGTCTTCTGAAACCCACACCATcaaactttggttaaaattgtTCAAGAGCTTGTGTCAGAGctagtgttaaaaacagttcttggtcaactgagcacacacacattcacttgtAGGTCTGCATATAGTGCCCTACTTACTCAAATCACAGGACAGtcactccttttattttgtaatgaaatttactCATATTCAAACAGCATTTTGAGTTTCTCAATGTACATAGCTGTAATATAGTATACCTACCTTACTATTTGCTGTGACAATTTTGTCATTGGCTTCACAAATGGTCTGTGTAAAAATGAGGACAAAATATtcatgttaacatcaaattacagagtcaCATACAGTTGTGGCACAACTGGACTTACACACAGTGTCACTTGTTGGTCTAGTTGTAAgtgttaatgaaatcaaagaaagaccataacaaatacaaaattgacatgatttacaacttgtttttaattaattttaataacataggGTGCCTTCTGAAACCCACACCATCAAACTATGGTTAAAATTTTACAAGAGCTTGTGCCAGAGctagtgttaaaaacagttcttggtcaactgaacacacacacattcaattGTGGGTCTGCATATAGTGCCatacttactcaaatcacaGAACAGTCACTCCTTTtcttttgtaatgaaatttactCATTTTCAAACAGCATTTTAAGTATCTCAATGTACATGGATGTAGGCTAGTATACCTACCTTACTATTTTCTGTGACAAATTCGTCATTGGCTTCACAAATGGTCTGTGTAAAAATGAGGACAAAATAgtcatgttaacatcaaattacagagtcaCATACAGTTGTGGTACAACTGGACTTACACCCAGTGTCATTTGTGGGTCTAGTGTAattgttaatgaaatcaaaggacccgcccccccccccaaaaaaattactgaattgacatgatttacaacttgtttttaattaattttaataacataggGTGTCTTCTGAAACCCACACCATcaaactttggttaaaattgtTCAAGAGCTTGTGTCAGAGctagtgttaaaaacagttcttggtcaactgagcacacacacattcacttgtaggtctgcatatagtgccatacttactcaaatcacaggacagtcactccttttattttgtaatgaaatttactCATATTCAAACAGCATTTTGAGTATCTCAATGTACATGGATGTAGGCTAGTATACCTACCTTACTATTTTCTGTGACAAATTCGTCATTGGCTTCACAAATGGTCTGTGTAAAAATGAGGACAAAATAgtcatgttaacatcaaattacagagtcaCATACAGTTGTGGCACAACTGGACATACACACAGGGTCACTTGTTGGTCTAGTTGTAAgtgttaatgaaatcaaagaaagaccataacaaatacaaaattgacatgatttacaacttgtttttaattaattttaataacataggGTGCCTTCTGAAACCCACACCATcaaactttggttaaaattgtaCAAGAACTTGTGCCAGAGCTAGggttaaaaacagttcttggtcaactgagcacacacacattcacttgtaggtctgaatatagtgccatacttactcaaatcacaggacagtcactccttttattttgtaatgaaattttctcatattcCAACATTATTTTAAGTATCTCAATGTACATGGATGTAGGCTAGTATACCTACCTTACTATTTTCAGTGACAAATTCGTCATTGGCTTCACAAATGGTCTGTGTAAAAATGAGGACAAAATAgtcatgttaacatcaaattacagatTCACATACAGTTGTGGTACAACTGGACTTACACCCAGTGTCATTTGTGGGTCTAGTGTAattgttaatgaaatcaaagaacccgcccccgccccccccccaaaaaaaattactgaattgacatgatttacaacttgtttttaattaatttcaataacATAGGGTGTCTTCTGAAACCCACACCATcaaactttggttaaaattgtTCAAGAGCTTGTGCCAGAGctagtgttaaaaacagttcttggtcaactgagcacacacacattcacttgtAGGTCTGCATATAGTGCCCTACTTACTCAAATCACAGGACAGtcactccttttattttgtaatgaaatttactCATATTCAAACAGCATTTTGAGTTTCTCAATGTACATAGCTGTAATATAGTATACCTACCTTACTATTTGCTGTGACAATTTCGTCATTGGCTTCACAAATGGTCTGTGTAAAAATGAGGACAAAATAgtcatgttaacatcaaattacagagtcaCATACAGTTGTGGCACAACTGGACTTACACACAGTGTCACTTGTTGGTCTAGTTGTAAgtgttaatgaaatcaaagaaagaccataacaaatacaaaattgacatgatttacaacttgtttttaattaattttaataacataggGTGCCTTCTGAAACCCACACCATcaaactttggttaaaattgtaCAAGAACTTGTGCCAGAGctagtgttaaaaacagttcttggtcaactgagcacacacacattcacttgtaggtctgaatatagtgccatacttactcaaatcacaggacagtcactccttttattttgtaatgaaattttctcatattcaaCCAGCATTTTAAGTCTCTCAATGTACATGGATGTAGGCTAGTATACCTACCTTACTATTTGCTGTGACAATTTCGTCATTGGCTTCACAAATGGTCTGTGTAAAAATGACGACGAAATAGttatgttaacatcaaattacagagtcaCATACAGTTGTGGCATAACTGGACATACACACAGGGTCACTTGTTGGTCTAGTTGTAAgtgttaatgaaatcaaagaaagaccataacaaatacaaaattgacatgatttacaacttgtttttaattaatttcaataacACAGGGTGCCTTCTGAAACCCACACCATcaaactttggttaaaattgtaCAAGAGCTTGTGCCAGAGctagtgttaaaaacagttcttggtcaactgagcacacacacattcacttgtaggtctgcatatagtgccatacttactcaaatcacaggacagtcactccttttattttgtaatgaaattttctcatattcaaacattattttaagtATCTCAATGTACATGGATGTATGTTAGTATACCTACCTTATTATTTTCTGTGACAATTTCGTCATTGGCTTCACAAATGGTCTGTGTAAAAATGAGGACAAAATAGttatgttaacatcaaattacagagtcaCATACAGGTGTGGTACAACTGGACTTACACCCAGTGTCATTTGTGGGTCTAGTGTAattgttaatgaaatcaaagaacccgcccccccccccaaaaaataaaataaaataatgaattgacatgatttacaacttgtttttaattaattataataacataGGGTGTCTTCTgcaacccacaccatcaaactttggttaaaattgtaCAAGAACTTGTGCCAGAGctagtgttaaaaacagttcttggtcaactgagcacacacaCATTTACTTGTAGGTCTGCATATAGTGCCatacttactcaaatcacaggacagtcactccttttattttgtaatgaaatttactCATTTTCAAACAGCATTTTAAGTATCTCAATGTACATGGATGTAGGCTAGTATACCTACCTTACTATTTTCTGTGACAATTTCGTCATTGGCTTCACAAATGGTCTGTGTAAAAATGACGACAAAATAGttatgttaacatcaaattacagagtcaCATACAGTTGTGGCACAACTGGACATACACACAGGGTCACTTGTTGGTCTAGTTGTAAgtgttaatgaaatcaaagaaagaccataacaaatacaaaattgacatgatttacaacttgttttcaattaattttaataacataggGTGTCTTCTgcaacccacaccatcaaactttggttaaaattgtaCAAGAACTTGTGCCAGAGctagtgttaaaaacagttcttggtcaactgagcacacacacattcacttgtaggtctgaatatagtgccatacttactcaaatcacaggacagtcactccttttattttgtaatgaaattttctcatattcaaCCAGCATTTTAAGTCTCTCAATGTACATGGATGTAGGCTAGTATACCTACCTTACTATTTGCTGCGACAATTTCGTCATTGGCTTCACAAATGGTCTGTGTAAAAATGACGACAAAATAGttatgttaacatcaaattacagagtcaCATACAGTTGTGGCATAACTGGACATACACACAGGGTCACTTGTTGGTCTAGTTGTAAgtgttaatgaaatcaaagaaagaccataacaaatacaaaattgacatgatttacaacttgtttttaattaatttcaataacATAGGGTGCCTTCTGAAACCCACACCATcaaactttggttaaaattgtaCAAGAGCTTGTGCCAGAGctagtgttaaaaacagttcttggtcaactgagtacacacacattcacttgtAGGTCTGCATATAGTGCCATATTTACTCAAATCACAGGACAGtcactccttttattttgtaatgaaatttactcattttcaaacagcattttaagtatctcaatgtacatggatgtaggctagtatacctaccttactattttctgtgacaatttcgtcattggcttcacaaatggtctgtgtaaaaatgaggacaaaatagtcatgttaacatcaaattacagagtca contains these protein-coding regions:
- the LOC139969036 gene encoding uncharacterized protein isoform X9, translated to MYNLRHRRRAVQGHTIIQPMQTMDRDGLSVEWINGHKGRGVFATKAIYKGEFITEYRGDLLSKRDAEMRCQKNISDVAYMYYFKHQGKNMCIDASKEDGSIGRLVNDNISSVANCRMRIIVKDSHPHLCLYATKNILQGDELEYDYGGYTPWQKKTTSKDNEVHVTEKNKTICEANDEIVTENSKTICEANDEIVTANSKTICEANDEIVTENSKTICEANDEIVAANSKTICEANDEIVTENSKTICEANDEFVTENSKTICEANDEFVTENSKTICEANDEFVTENSKTICEANDKIVTANSKTICEANDEFVTENSKESISTSTSTSFTKDTGGELYFDADLGKYHNSLLDSNRDEAVFLDELTGNMYSYDILNKPCQESHPELQPIFERMLEQMKAQVPQRLKHLSHMQTTDYDSEECTSTDEEDFSDDYLDAFSESESTTDEESEEESSENEKPSTSKNHSDGVKVSSTYYSKSRKRTWNRQHCCLFCEKNVTKLPRHLETHHADEILVMKAMLLPKRSAERNAILEEIRKKGDNAYNCRVLKEGKGKLLVYKRPKLGTMHVEDYIPCPDCQGYFAKKSLWRHQKKCTLKKAKENPTTSRTAQCQKAGRALLPTKSPCSAKLQEILAGMRTDSVVVTIRADSWICKLGEHHCDDSSTINHNIVSERMRRIARLLLETQQINASIKSAKDLVDPAHFDDVILGVNICSGFDTSNQNFEAPTLAKKLGQSLTTLAEIVIAESIKSSDTLQECKAEQFLKLKNLQWKQRIATKVYKQQCKQKWQKQRKFP
- the LOC139969036 gene encoding uncharacterized protein isoform X18: MYNLRHRRRAVQGHTIIQPMQTMDRDGLSVEWINGHKGRGVFATKAIYKGEFITEYRGDLLSKRDAEMRCQKNISDVAYMYYFKHQGKNMCIDASKEDGSIGRLVNDNISSVANCRMRIIVKDSHPHLCLYATKNILQGDELEYDYGGYTPWQKKTTSKDNEVHVTEKNKTICEANDEIVTENSKTICEANDEIVTANSKTICEANDEIVTENSKTICEANDEIVAANSKTICEANDEIVTENSKTICEANDEIVTANSKTICEANDEIVTANSKTICEANDEFVTENSKTICEANDEFVTENSKESISTSTSTSFTKDTGGELYFDADLGKYHNSLLDSNRDEAVFLDELTGNMYSYDILNKPCQESHPELQPIFERMLEQMKAQVPQRLKHLSHMQTTDYDSEECTSTDEEDFSDDYLDAFSESESTTDEESEEESSENEKPSTSKNHSDGVKVSSTYYSKSRKRTWNRQHCCLFCEKNVTKLPRHLETHHADEILVMKAMLLPKRSAERNAILEEIRKKGDNAYNCRVLKEGKGKLLVYKRPKLGTMHVEDYIPCPDCQGYFAKKSLWRHQKKCTLKKAKENPTTSRTAQCQKAGRALLPTKSPCSAKLQEILAGMRTDSVVVTIRADSWICKLGEHHCDDSSTINHNIVSERMRRIARLLLETQQINASIKSAKDLVDPAHFDDVILGVNICSGFDTSNQNFEAPTLAKKLGQSLTTLAEIVIAESIKSSDTLQECKAEQFLKLKNLQWKQRIATKVYKQQCKQKWQKQRKFP
- the LOC139969036 gene encoding uncharacterized protein isoform X25 codes for the protein MYNLRHRRRAVQGHTIIQPMQTMDRDGLSVEWINGHKGRGVFATKAIYKGEFITEYRGDLLSKRDAEMRCQKNISDVAYMYYFKHQGKNMCIDASKEDGSIGRLVNDNISSVANCRMRIIVKDSHPHLCLYATKNILQGDELEYDYGGYTPWQKKTTSKDNEVHVTEKNKTICEANDEIVTENSKTICEANDEIVTANSKTICEANDEIVTENSKTICEANDEIVAANSKTICEANDEFVTENSKTICEANDEFVTENSKTICEANDEFVTENSKESISTSTSTSFTKDTGGELYFDADLGKYHNSLLDSNRDEAVFLDELTGNMYSYDILNKPCQESHPELQPIFERMLEQMKAQVPQRLKHLSHMQTTDYDSEECTSTDEEDFSDDYLDAFSESESTTDEESEEESSENEKPSTSKNHSDGVKVSSTYYSKSRKRTWNRQHCCLFCEKNVTKLPRHLETHHADEILVMKAMLLPKRSAERNAILEEIRKKGDNAYNCRVLKEGKGKLLVYKRPKLGTMHVEDYIPCPDCQGYFAKKSLWRHQKKCTLKKAKENPTTSRTAQCQKAGRALLPTKSPCSAKLQEILAGMRTDSVVVTIRADSWICKLGEHHCDDSSTINHNIVSERMRRIARLLLETQQINASIKSAKDLVDPAHFDDVILGVNICSGFDTSNQNFEAPTLAKKLGQSLTTLAEIVIAESIKSSDTLQECKAEQFLKLKNLQWKQRIATKVYKQQCKQKWQKQRKFP
- the LOC139969036 gene encoding uncharacterized protein isoform X30 encodes the protein MYNLRHRRRAVQGHTIIQPMQTMDRDGLSVEWINGHKGRGVFATKAIYKGEFITEYRGDLLSKRDAEMRCQKNISDVAYMYYFKHQGKNMCIDASKEDGSIGRLVNDNISSVANCRMRIIVKDSHPHLCLYATKNILQGDELEYDYGGYTPWQKKTTSKDNEVHVTEKNKTICEANDEIVTENSKTICEANDEIVTANSKTICEANDEFVTENSKTICEANDEFVTENSKTICEANDEFVTENSKESISTSTSTSFTKDTGGELYFDADLGKYHNSLLDSNRDEAVFLDELTGNMYSYDILNKPCQESHPELQPIFERMLEQMKAQVPQRLKHLSHMQTTDYDSEECTSTDEEDFSDDYLDAFSESESTTDEESEEESSENEKPSTSKNHSDGVKVSSTYYSKSRKRTWNRQHCCLFCEKNVTKLPRHLETHHADEILVMKAMLLPKRSAERNAILEEIRKKGDNAYNCRVLKEGKGKLLVYKRPKLGTMHVEDYIPCPDCQGYFAKKSLWRHQKKCTLKKAKENPTTSRTAQCQKAGRALLPTKSPCSAKLQEILAGMRTDSVVVTIRADSWICKLGEHHCDDSSTINHNIVSERMRRIARLLLETQQINASIKSAKDLVDPAHFDDVILGVNICSGFDTSNQNFEAPTLAKKLGQSLTTLAEIVIAESIKSSDTLQECKAEQFLKLKNLQWKQRIATKVYKQQCKQKWQKQRKFP